The Paraburkholderia largidicola DNA segment GACGACGTGCTGCTCGTTGCGTTCGTGTACTTTTCCAGCGCGAGCGCGAGAGACCAGCATTGCGCGTCGTATTGAAGCCCCAGAAGGCCCGCGATCAGACGGTGCGTGCTCATGTCGTAATTGACGCGCGCGACGCTCGCCAGGTTCTTTGCGAGCGGCCACTGCCCCGACACGATGAACTGGTTCACGGGCTGAAAGTCCAGCGTCGTGTTGGCGCGCGTGTACCGGTACGCGACATTGAGCACATGCGCCGCCGCCGGCGACCACGCAAGGCCGACGGATCCTTGCGTCAGATAGTTGTTCGCCTGGCTGTACTGCAACGCGTCCTCGACATTGATGCCCGCGCCAATCTTGATCGAACTGCCGACAATCAGGCTCGTTCGTGCGACGTTCGCCGTGTCTTCCGTGTCGTACAGCGTCACGCGCGGTTGGCGAAAATCATAACGCTGCGCGAGCACGAAGCGCGCGCGTTCGTCGCCCGTCGCGGCGTCGATCAGGCGCGAGGTCAGCGCGGCCGTCAAACGGCTTTCGTCGGATACGCGATCATTGCCGGCAAATGCGTTATCGCTGAAGAGTTCGCCTAGTCCGAAGTCAGCTTCCGTCGTGTCGAAGAGCGGCACGTAGGTCTGATTGCGATAAGGCGTATAGACGTAGAAGAGCCGTGGCTCCAGCGTCTGGATATACGAGCTTCCCCAGATGCGCACGGCGCGCTCGAACGTCATGCCCGAGTCGAGACTCAAGGTCGGAATATTCACGTTCACAGTGCGCGGCTGCCCTGCGGGCGCGTCCGACGCAATCGAAGTCAGATCGTAAGACGCGAAATGCCATTTGATCTTTGGCGTGAAAAACCACCCGGGCCGCACGATCGGATAGCTGACGAAAGGATTGAACACGAAACGCGTGCCTTGCGTCGCATCGTCCGATGCAAGCGTGAAGCGCGTCGCGTCCGCTTCGAAACCATAGTCGAAGCCGCCGACGTCGTAACGGTTGTAGCGCACGTTGAGCTGTGGCTCGCGGTTGTAGGTCGTATCGCTGGAAAACGATTGCCAGTGCTGCTCGCGTGCGAGCACCGACCACGGTCCGCTGTTGTAGGTGAGGCCGGCTTCCTGCTGATACAGCGTGGTCGAACTGGTCGGAAACGCGCTGCCCGAGCCGAGATCGGTCGACACATTTGCATCCGACACGCGGTTGTAATTGACGTACGCGCCGAAGCCCGAGCCGATAGTCCACACGTGATCCAGATCGATCGAATAGCGGCGCTCGTGTGTCGTCATGTCGTTGGGCAGCCATGCAATTGAAAGCGAACCGGACGATGCACTCGTCAGATACCGATAGTCCGCGCTCAGCATTTCGCCGCGCTTCGACATGTAGCGCGGCGCAATGGTCAGGTCGTAGTTCGGCGCGATGTTGAAGTAGTAAGGGACAGTGATGTCCACGCCGTTCTTCGAACTCATCGACCACGTCGGCGACAGCAGACCACTGCGGCGCGCGCCGTCGAGCGGAAAGGACAACCACGGGCTCGCGAGCAATGGAATGTTCTGAAAGAACAGCACGCCATTGCGGGCGACGCCTTCGTCGGCGCCACGGTCCATCGTGAATTGAGACGCTCGGATATACCACGCGGGATTCGTCTCGCACGCACAGGTGCTGTATGTGCCGTCTTCGATCTTCGAACGCTCGTTGTCGACGAGATCGGCACGTTTGCCGCTGCCCCATCCGCCGTTCAGATAGAAGTGGTATCTGGGCTGCGCAATGAAGCCTTCGCTCGCGTTCACGCGCAACTGGCTGAACGGTCCATCGAATACGTCGCCCTTCGAAACAATGCGGACGCGTCCATACGCATCGCCCATATCGCGATCGGCGTCGTAGTGCAGCGCATCGCCTTTCACGACGAAACCATAGCGGCGCAGTTCGGCGGCTCCCTTTAGCGACACGTCGGTATCGACAGTACCTGTGATGGAATTGCCC contains these protein-coding regions:
- a CDS encoding LPS-assembly protein LptD, translating into MQVHAQLAGDAASAERLSDAWSLRVAPQLSETPNPPNAKPATIALGNSITGTVDTDVSLKGAAELRRYGFVVKGDALHYDADRDMGDAYGRVRIVSKGDVFDGPFSQLRVNASEGFIAQPRYHFYLNGGWGSGKRADLVDNERSKIEDGTYSTCACETNPAWYIRASQFTMDRGADEGVARNGVLFFQNIPLLASPWLSFPLDGARRSGLLSPTWSMSSKNGVDITVPYYFNIAPNYDLTIAPRYMSKRGEMLSADYRYLTSASSGSLSIAWLPNDMTTHERRYSIDLDHVWTIGSGFGAYVNYNRVSDANVSTDLGSGSAFPTSSTTLYQQEAGLTYNSGPWSVLAREQHWQSFSSDTTYNREPQLNVRYNRYDVGGFDYGFEADATRFTLASDDATQGTRFVFNPFVSYPIVRPGWFFTPKIKWHFASYDLTSIASDAPAGQPRTVNVNIPTLSLDSGMTFERAVRIWGSSYIQTLEPRLFYVYTPYRNQTYVPLFDTTEADFGLGELFSDNAFAGNDRVSDESRLTAALTSRLIDAATGDERARFVLAQRYDFRQPRVTLYDTEDTANVARTSLIVGSSIKIGAGINVEDALQYSQANNYLTQGSVGLAWSPAAAHVLNVAYRYTRANTTLDFQPVNQFIVSGQWPLAKNLASVARVNYDMSTHRLIAGLLGLQYDAQCWSLALALEKYTNATSSTSSPSTGTRVLMQLQLKGLSRTDRGLLDQFKADVPGYSSAPAEEEPVSRFSEYQ